A portion of the Spirochaetales bacterium genome contains these proteins:
- a CDS encoding outer membrane lipoprotein-sorting protein produces MKQIKTTIIGVILFFIQPVLFYGEEDALAIIRKMEEMHNADSSKTELTMLIYPDVHDKETYRSMKVLSYSKGDEDSYMVFLTPKTIKGLSILSKGGDQWVYFPSTGRVRKIAAKSKGESVKGVGGDFSYEDMGGGKFEEKYGLAVTASYNDKWVIRGIPKDKDSVYSMVVIHVGKKDYLIQKVEYYTEEDGHYKDLIMKEVKKVGDRLMPTQMIMANLVKESMTVIITNAAEYDVPIDDKYFNPNRFYK; encoded by the coding sequence ATGAAACAGATCAAAACAACAATAATCGGTGTGATACTTTTTTTTATTCAGCCGGTACTTTTTTACGGGGAAGAGGACGCACTCGCGATCATCAGGAAAATGGAAGAGATGCATAATGCGGATTCGAGCAAAACGGAACTCACCATGCTGATCTACCCCGATGTTCACGACAAGGAGACGTACCGTTCCATGAAAGTGCTTTCCTACAGCAAAGGGGACGAGGATTCCTATATGGTTTTCCTCACACCGAAAACGATCAAAGGACTGAGTATTCTTTCAAAGGGCGGCGACCAGTGGGTCTATTTCCCCTCGACGGGACGCGTTCGAAAGATCGCGGCCAAATCAAAGGGGGAATCGGTCAAAGGCGTGGGCGGCGATTTCTCATACGAAGACATGGGCGGCGGTAAATTCGAGGAAAAATACGGCCTTGCCGTTACAGCAAGTTACAACGATAAATGGGTAATCCGGGGAATACCGAAAGACAAAGATTCCGTATATTCGATGGTCGTCATCCATGTGGGGAAAAAAGACTACCTGATTCAAAAGGTCGAATACTACACGGAAGAAGACGGGCACTACAAGGACCTTATCATGAAGGAAGTAAAAAAGGTCGGGGACCGGCTTATGCCGACGCAGATGATCATGGCGAACCTCGTCAAGGAAAGCATGACCGTCATCATCACCAACGCGGCCGAATACGATGTTCCGATCGACGACAAATACTTCAACCCGAACAGGTTTTACAAATAA